In Caloenas nicobarica isolate bCalNic1 chromosome 5, bCalNic1.hap1, whole genome shotgun sequence, a single genomic region encodes these proteins:
- the ZNF770 gene encoding zinc finger protein 770 — MLKVQQCVTADRIPKKKPYICDICYKQFETPSKLARHYLIHTGQKPFECYVCHKTFRQLVHLERHQLTHNLPFKCIVCHRNFKNLVTFLKHQQLHNENNQNDTKEAENSMNFQQDRVTYGIFRCPMCWKSFTTEEMWMLHRCLKADHLRGARRIKKTHACESCNKTFPSRSKLERHFLIHTGQKPFKCSSCGKSFRQSTHLKIHQLTHTEERPFQCCFCQKGFKIQSKLMKHKQLHARNKTFPNILYKAKTLKYPRPQNLLEGKRDNFENADTYESQENDPHDVHSIYIVPFQCPACEQCFETEQVLNLHKCCYLRDGKSSSNGTTACRRTVSMKNKILMRLKRTGRKATDFSLTDRKKIKSGHFKSPDLLAARDQRSDQHASTKPFKDCHGKLDMHKALGNRMKRTFAVPLPWQEHPQPLDFGINLKGMLTGESMLNVGDSLHTKDDAFYGSPDDGSFDNAEVLHCAFSASAKNIHNRHKVCKCDRCEKIFPSSSKLQRHYLIHTGQKPFGCNVCGKTFRQSAHLKRHQLTHTEKRLYKSPVCQVEFENLNKLFNHLGDHIEFKSSQPVGYSQTPSQASGFQEFELIQSNQAAEIKVEIESGDFVPDTSSRNTQPYLCSKLLETEQNCYSYWHDFSEHSEKSEVVSKLYQCSICFKTFKSPSKLERHYLMHAGQKPFECLVCGKKFRQAPHLKRHHLIHFKESLKLSSTEEQPENLLLLSKLDNDL; from the coding sequence atgttaaaagttcAGCAGTGTGTAACAGCTGACAGGATACCCAAGAAAAAGCCATATATTTGTGACATTTGCTATAAACAGTTTGAAACTCCATCAAAACTAGCTAGGCATTATCTGATACATACTGGTCAAAAGCCATTTGAATGTTATGTATGCCATAAAACATTTAGGCAGCTAGTCCACCTGGAGAGGCATCAGTTAACCCATAATCTGCCTTTTAAGTGTATTGTTTGTCACAGAAACTTCAAAAACTTAGTAACTTTCCTAAAGCATCAGCAGcttcataatgaaaataatcagaatGATACCAAGGAGGCAGAAAACTCTATGAATTTTCAGCAAGACAGGGTCACTTATGGCATATTTCGGTGTCCTATGTGCTGGAAGTCTTTTACAACTGAAGAGATGTGGATGCTGCATCGGTGCCTGAAGGCAGATCATCTACGTGGTGCCAGAAGGATAAAGAAAACTCATGCTTGTGAATCGTGTAACAAGACATTTCCATCAAGATCTAAGCTAGAAAGACACTTCCTGATTCACACCGGTCAGAAGCCTTTTAAGTGTTCTTCATGCGGTAAATCTTTCAGACAGTCAACACACTTGAAAATCCATcagctcacacacacagaagaaaggccttttcagtgctgcttttgtcAGAAAGGGtttaaaatacagagcaaaCTCATGAAGCACAAACAGCTCCATGCCAGAAATAAGACTTTCCCCAATATTTTATACAAAGCAAAGACTCTTAAATATCCCAGACCACAGAAcctgttggaaggaaagagGGATAATTTTGAGAATGCTGACACTTACGAGTCACAGGAGAATGACCCACATGATGTTCACTCAATTTATATTGTACCCTTTCAGTGCCCAGCATGTGAGCAGTGTTTTGAAACAGAGCAGGTCCTAAATTTGCACAAATGTTGTTATCTGAGAGATGGCAAAAGTTCAAGTAATGGTACAACAGCATGCAGGCGCACAGTCAGCATGAAAAATAAGATCCTGATGAGGCTGAAGCGTACCGGAAGAAAGgcaacagatttttctctgactgacaggaaaaaaataaaatcaggtcACTTTAAAAGCCCTGACCTGCTTGCAGCTAGAGATCAGCGTTCTGATCAGCATGCTTCCACTAAACCTTTCAAGGATTGCCATGGCAAGCTTGACATGCACAAGGCACTCGGTAATCGGATGAAAAGGACGTTCGCTGTGCCATTACCTTGGCAAGAGCACCCACAACCTCTTGACTTtggaattaatttaaaaggtaTGCTCACTGGTGAAAGCATGTTAAACGTCGGTGATTCACTGCATACTAAAGATGACGCTTTTTATGGTTCACCAGATGATGGTTCCTTTGATAATGCAGAAGTACTTCACTGTGCTTTTTCAGCTTCTGCTAAAAATATACATAACAGACACAAAGTGTGTAAATGTGACAGATGTGAAAAAATCTTTCCCTCTTCATCCAAACTTCAAAGACATTATCTTATACACACGGGACAAAAGCCCTTTGGCTGTAATGTTTGTGGGAAGACATTTAGACAGTCAGCTCACTTAAAAAGACATCAGCTCACCCATACTGAAAAGAGACTGTATAAAAGCCCCGTTTGCCAGGTAGAATTTGAAAACCTGAACAAACTTTTCAATCATCTGGGAGATCACATTGAATTTAAGTCTTCTCAGCCTGTGGGTTATTCTCAAACACCTTCACAGGCATCTGGCTTTCAGGAATTTGAGCTCATACAGTCAAACCAAGCAGCTGAAATCAAAGTTGAAATTGAGTCAGGGGACTTCGTTCCTGACACCAGCAGTAGAAACACGCAGCCGTATTTGTGTAGTAAATTGTTggaaacagagcaaaactgctaCAGCTACTGGCATGATTTTTCTGAACATAGTGAAAAAAGTGAAGTTGTTAGCAAATTGTATCAATGCAGTATCTGCTTTAAAACTTTCAAATCACCTTCTAAACTTGAAAGACATTACTTAATGCATGCTGGACAGAAGCCATTTGAATGTTTAGTTTGTGGTAAAAAATTCAGACAGGCCCCACATTTGAAAAGACATCACCTTATTCACTTTAAAGAGAGCTTGAAGCTGAGTTCCACTGAGGAACAACCAGAGAATTTATTGCTTTTATCAAAACTAGATAATGACCTATGA